A genome region from Candidatus Alcyoniella australis includes the following:
- a CDS encoding ATP-binding cassette domain-containing protein yields MAAILDIRDLNVELGGQTILDRVSFKVERSSIHALIGPNGAGKTTVIRSILGGMPHRGSIVFHSNDGGWIGHVPQLLEFDRSLPITVADFIMISLRRKPCMICRHSTMRMHVSRVLERMECAHLADRLLGGLSGGELRRVLLAQALEPLPEMLLLDEPTSSIDEHGARLLENRLARLCSEQGVTILMVAHDIAQILRIADHVTAINRTVTYDGGPERLRDPQHLGLLFGIEGRANDAPVKRELD; encoded by the coding sequence ATGGCCGCGATTCTCGATATCCGTGACCTGAACGTCGAACTCGGCGGGCAAACAATTCTCGACCGGGTGAGCTTCAAGGTCGAGCGCAGCTCGATTCACGCGCTGATCGGCCCCAACGGCGCGGGCAAGACCACGGTGATCCGCAGCATCCTCGGCGGCATGCCGCACCGCGGTTCTATCGTTTTTCACAGCAACGATGGCGGCTGGATCGGTCACGTGCCGCAGTTGCTCGAGTTCGACCGCTCGCTGCCGATCACCGTGGCCGATTTCATCATGATCAGCCTACGCCGCAAGCCGTGCATGATCTGCCGTCACAGTACGATGCGCATGCATGTGTCCCGGGTGCTCGAGCGCATGGAGTGCGCGCACCTAGCCGATCGTCTTCTCGGCGGACTATCCGGCGGCGAGCTGCGGCGGGTGCTGCTTGCCCAGGCGCTGGAACCGCTGCCCGAGATGCTGCTGCTCGACGAGCCGACGAGCAGCATCGACGAGCACGGCGCGCGGCTGCTCGAGAATCGGCTGGCACGGCTGTGTAGCGAGCAGGGTGTGACGATCCTGATGGTAGCCCACGATATCGCGCAAATTTTGCGCATCGCGGATCACGTAACCGCAATCAACCGCACGGTGACATACGACGGCGGACCCGAGCGGCTGCGCGATCCTCAGCACCTGGGCCTACTGTTCGGCATCGAGGGTCGGGCCAACGACGCGCCGGTCAAACGGGAACTGGATTGA
- a CDS encoding acyl-CoA dehydrogenase family protein, whose amino-acid sequence MFDVLLSPEERAVRDEAREFVKAVDPQMIRKMESEQIRFAREFVEEAGRRKLLGLRFPTEYGGRGLSWVGECAAIEEVGVLGNTLGCHYSMPSIVGEALNTFGTDEQKRKFLKPTCEGRLTSAEGLTEPRGGSDFFGATTRAVKDGNEWVLNGQKRFVVGAEGADYFLIYAKSDPEAEPHLSLSLFIVERDHGVKVEHLYGLMGCRGGGTGRIVFEDVRIPADCLVGPQGGGGMIFNRMMLPERMTSAAGAIGAGRAALEVAARYSNKRKAFGRFIRKFQAVSFKVADSVARIDAARALTYVAARTIDAELDARRMVSEAKKVATTAAWDTINDAMQVMGGIGYTHVFPVERLLRDSRLSMIWTGTNEIMSLLIQHEYYKELLQNAGKTRNVEIDAIEEDAEAEAEKIFE is encoded by the coding sequence ATGTTCGACGTGTTGCTGAGCCCCGAGGAGCGCGCGGTCCGCGACGAGGCGCGCGAGTTCGTCAAGGCGGTCGATCCGCAGATGATCCGCAAGATGGAGAGCGAGCAGATCCGCTTTGCCCGCGAGTTCGTGGAGGAGGCGGGTCGACGCAAGCTGCTGGGCCTGCGTTTTCCGACCGAGTACGGCGGACGCGGCCTGAGCTGGGTCGGCGAGTGCGCGGCGATCGAGGAGGTCGGCGTGTTGGGCAACACCCTGGGCTGCCACTACTCGATGCCGAGCATCGTGGGCGAGGCGCTGAACACCTTTGGCACCGATGAGCAGAAACGCAAGTTCCTCAAGCCCACCTGCGAGGGTCGGCTGACCTCGGCCGAGGGGCTGACCGAGCCGCGCGGCGGATCGGACTTCTTCGGCGCGACCACCCGCGCGGTCAAGGACGGCAACGAGTGGGTGCTCAACGGCCAAAAGCGCTTCGTGGTCGGAGCCGAGGGGGCCGACTACTTTCTGATCTACGCCAAGAGCGACCCCGAGGCCGAGCCGCACCTCTCGCTCTCGCTGTTCATCGTCGAACGCGATCACGGGGTTAAGGTCGAGCACCTCTACGGCCTGATGGGCTGCCGTGGCGGCGGCACGGGCCGCATTGTGTTCGAGGACGTGCGCATTCCCGCCGACTGCCTGGTCGGGCCGCAGGGCGGCGGCGGGATGATCTTCAACCGCATGATGCTCCCCGAACGAATGACTTCGGCCGCCGGAGCGATCGGTGCGGGTCGCGCCGCGCTGGAGGTGGCGGCGCGTTACAGCAACAAGCGCAAGGCCTTTGGCCGCTTCATCCGCAAATTCCAGGCGGTGAGCTTTAAGGTCGCCGACTCGGTGGCGCGAATCGACGCGGCGCGCGCCCTGACCTACGTGGCGGCGCGCACCATCGACGCCGAGCTCGACGCCCGGCGGATGGTCTCCGAGGCCAAAAAGGTGGCGACCACCGCGGCCTGGGACACGATCAACGACGCGATGCAGGTGATGGGCGGCATCGGCTACACCCACGTCTTCCCGGTGGAGCGGCTGCTGCGCGACAGCCGACTTTCGATGATCTGGACCGGGACCAACGAGATCATGAGCCTGCTGATCCAGCACGAGTACTATAAGGAACTACTGCAAAACGCCGGCAAGACCCGCAACGTGGAAATCGACGCCATTGAGGAAGATGCCGAGGCGGAAGCCGAAAAGATCTTCGAATAA
- a CDS encoding DUF3887 domain-containing protein — protein sequence MRHAALYVLAAVLVAALAAPASAGIIENAVDRIYDIADPVAENILGALREGDYQRAVRDFDATMLAALPPDKLAVVDQTNRELIGTYLIKRRHSVTITEEGFIVVQYACSFTLEDPVMVRVVFRRGVDDHKLTGLWFDSPKLRQAQ from the coding sequence ATGAGACATGCGGCTCTGTACGTATTGGCGGCCGTTCTGGTCGCGGCGTTGGCAGCGCCCGCGTCCGCGGGAATTATCGAGAATGCCGTGGACCGGATTTACGACATCGCCGATCCGGTGGCCGAAAACATCCTCGGCGCTTTGCGCGAGGGCGACTATCAGCGGGCGGTACGCGACTTCGATGCGACCATGCTCGCCGCGTTGCCGCCGGACAAGCTCGCAGTGGTCGACCAGACCAACCGCGAGCTGATCGGCACCTACCTGATCAAGCGCCGTCACAGCGTGACGATCACCGAGGAGGGCTTCATCGTTGTGCAGTACGCTTGCAGCTTTACCCTTGAGGATCCGGTGATGGTGCGGGTGGTCTTCCGTCGCGGCGTGGACGACCACAAGCTCACCGGCCTGTGGTTCGATTCTCCCAAGCTGCGGCAGGCCCAGTAG
- a CDS encoding DUF4198 domain-containing protein, translated as MSKRMAIAMMLAAALLLPLSALAHFAVVQPSDDIVAAGDSKTIKVDLRFGHPFEQGLMNMVKPQQFGVLAGGEKQDLLSSLQLVKQGDFSTWSTEYQIGRPGDYVFYLEPTPYWEPAEGKLIIHYTKVVVQALGLEEGWDELLGFPIEIRPLTRPYGLWTGNVFSGQVLLEGKPVPFAEVEVSYDNKDKIPSPDEVYCIQVVIADQNGVFSYAMPRAGWWGFAALEDGPEQLLAPDGEKHPVEIGGLIWVNTVDFK; from the coding sequence ATGAGCAAGCGAATGGCGATAGCGATGATGCTTGCGGCGGCCCTGCTGCTGCCGTTGAGCGCACTGGCACATTTCGCCGTGGTTCAACCCTCCGACGATATCGTCGCGGCCGGCGACTCCAAGACGATCAAGGTCGATCTGCGCTTCGGCCACCCCTTTGAACAGGGGCTGATGAATATGGTCAAGCCCCAGCAGTTCGGCGTGCTGGCAGGCGGAGAGAAACAGGACCTGCTGAGTTCGCTGCAACTGGTCAAGCAGGGCGATTTCAGCACCTGGAGCACCGAGTACCAGATCGGACGGCCCGGCGACTATGTGTTCTACCTCGAGCCCACCCCCTACTGGGAACCGGCTGAGGGCAAGCTGATCATCCACTACACCAAGGTGGTGGTTCAGGCCCTGGGCCTGGAGGAGGGCTGGGACGAGCTGCTGGGCTTTCCAATTGAGATCCGGCCGCTGACCAGGCCCTACGGCCTTTGGACAGGCAACGTGTTCTCCGGCCAGGTGCTGCTCGAGGGCAAGCCCGTGCCGTTCGCCGAGGTCGAGGTCTCCTACGACAACAAGGACAAGATCCCGTCCCCGGACGAGGTCTACTGCATCCAGGTGGTGATCGCCGACCAAAACGGCGTGTTCTCCTACGCCATGCCGCGAGCCGGTTGGTGGGGATTCGCCGCGCTGGAGGACGGGCCCGAGCAGCTGCTGGCGCCCGATGGCGAGAAACACCCGGTGGAAATCGGCGGCCTGATCTGGGTCAATACCGTCGATTTCAAGTAG
- a CDS encoding zinc ABC transporter substrate-binding protein, giving the protein MRLRTFVALLAMLLIATAAPAVAADKLIIGVALHPYYSWALNIVGDRAEVRTVIPPDSDPHSYQPRAEDLANLSNLDVVIFNGLGHDQYLEQMIQAAGRTDMPLIRPNQGLPLIPVFRETYELVDGKPQIRQHTAYNSHSYIAILGAIQQINTIARELGNLDPPNASYYRSNARAYNRRLRNMLGNALDKINEIDAAGTTLATVHDGYAYLFQELGLNVSAVIQPRHGIEPSARQLADTIEQIKSKGITILFAELDYDKKYVDIIFQETGCRIYQLSHISHGEFSPEKFERDMQANLDSIIKALSEAR; this is encoded by the coding sequence ATGAGACTGCGAACGTTCGTCGCATTGCTTGCCATGTTGCTGATCGCAACAGCCGCGCCCGCGGTTGCTGCCGACAAACTGATTATCGGCGTGGCGCTGCACCCCTACTACTCATGGGCGCTAAACATTGTCGGTGACCGCGCCGAGGTGCGCACGGTGATTCCACCGGACAGCGACCCGCACAGCTACCAACCGCGGGCCGAGGATCTGGCCAACCTCTCCAACCTCGACGTGGTGATCTTCAACGGCCTGGGACACGACCAATACCTGGAACAGATGATCCAGGCCGCGGGGCGCACTGACATGCCGCTGATCCGACCCAACCAGGGGCTGCCGCTGATCCCGGTGTTCCGCGAGACCTACGAGCTGGTGGACGGCAAGCCGCAAATTCGTCAACACACGGCCTACAACAGCCATTCGTACATCGCGATCCTTGGCGCGATCCAACAGATAAACACCATCGCCCGCGAGCTGGGAAACCTCGACCCGCCCAACGCCTCGTACTATCGCTCCAACGCCCGGGCCTACAACCGCCGCCTGCGCAACATGCTGGGCAACGCCTTGGACAAGATCAACGAGATCGACGCCGCGGGGACGACCCTGGCCACGGTCCACGACGGCTACGCCTACCTGTTCCAGGAGCTGGGACTGAATGTCTCGGCGGTAATCCAGCCGCGCCACGGCATCGAGCCCTCGGCGCGCCAACTGGCCGACACGATCGAGCAGATTAAAAGCAAGGGCATCACCATCCTCTTTGCCGAGCTGGACTACGACAAGAAGTACGTGGATATAATCTTTCAGGAGACCGGCTGCCGAATTTACCAGCTCAGCCACATCTCCCACGGCGAGTTCTCGCCCGAAAAGTTCGAGCGCGACATGCAGGCCAACCTCGATTCGATCATCAAGGCGCTAAGCGAGGCGCGTTGA
- a CDS encoding MFS transporter — translation MTSAGTSGNGRFTLSGAFRALGNRNFRLFWSGQVVSLTGTWMQMVAQSWLVYRLTDSALLLGLTSFLQRAPMFFLSIPAGVVADRLPKRSLVIGTQLLAMLQAGVMAWLTLSGRITITEVLVLSTLLGLIYSLDMPSRQAFIGEMVGPSDLGSAIALNSTAVNAARIVGPALAGVLVAAIGEGLCFLVNCLSYLAVLAGLLMMRVPRAAPGPWSGFRREMFAGLRYVRDTKCVLYPLLAVAAVSFFGMPYVVLMPIMAQDVLMRGSQGLGLLMAAAGVGALIGAFVLAGQPDARRLPRMIALAALLMGFGLTGFGLSRSFALSMAMMLGVGMCLMMVTASTNTYLQSVVPDKLRGRLMSAYAMVFLGVVPFGGLAAGTSAHLIGAPLTIAICGGLTMLLSLPLGRAIQRHCRLA, via the coding sequence ATGACGTCGGCGGGAACATCGGGTAACGGCCGTTTTACGCTCAGCGGCGCGTTCCGCGCCCTGGGCAACCGCAACTTCCGTTTGTTCTGGTCCGGCCAGGTAGTTTCGCTCACCGGCACCTGGATGCAGATGGTCGCCCAATCGTGGCTGGTCTATCGACTTACCGATTCGGCGCTGCTGTTGGGGCTTACCAGCTTCTTACAACGCGCGCCGATGTTCTTCCTCTCGATTCCCGCGGGCGTGGTCGCCGATCGGCTGCCCAAGCGCAGCCTGGTGATCGGCACCCAGTTGCTGGCCATGCTCCAGGCCGGAGTAATGGCTTGGCTGACGCTCAGCGGCCGCATCACCATCACCGAGGTGCTGGTGCTCTCCACGCTGCTGGGGCTGATCTACTCGCTGGACATGCCCTCGCGCCAGGCGTTCATCGGCGAGATGGTCGGCCCCTCCGACCTGGGCTCGGCGATCGCGCTGAACTCCACGGCGGTCAACGCCGCGCGGATCGTCGGACCGGCGCTGGCCGGAGTGCTGGTGGCGGCGATCGGCGAGGGACTGTGCTTCCTGGTCAACTGTCTGTCGTACTTGGCGGTGCTCGCCGGACTGCTGATGATGCGCGTACCGCGCGCCGCGCCCGGACCCTGGAGCGGATTCCGCCGTGAGATGTTTGCCGGGCTGCGCTACGTACGCGACACCAAGTGCGTGCTCTATCCGCTGCTGGCCGTGGCCGCGGTGAGCTTCTTCGGCATGCCCTACGTGGTGCTGATGCCGATCATGGCCCAGGACGTGCTGATGCGCGGCTCCCAAGGCCTGGGACTTTTGATGGCCGCCGCCGGAGTCGGCGCGCTGATCGGCGCATTTGTGCTCGCCGGGCAGCCCGACGCGCGCCGGCTGCCGCGGATGATCGCACTGGCCGCGCTGCTGATGGGCTTCGGCCTGACCGGGTTCGGCCTGAGCCGCAGCTTTGCGCTGTCGATGGCAATGATGCTCGGGGTGGGGATGTGCCTGATGATGGTCACCGCCTCGACCAACACCTATTTGCAAAGCGTGGTGCCCGACAAGCTGCGCGGCAGGCTGATGAGCGCCTACGCAATGGTCTTCCTCGGCGTGGTCCCCTTCGGCGGCCTGGCCGCAGGCACGTCGGCCCACCTGATCGGCGCGCCGCTGACGATCGCGATCTGCGGCGGGCTGACCATGCTGCTTTCGCTGCCGCTGGGCCGAGCAATCCAACGCCACTGCCGGCTAGCTTGA
- a CDS encoding Fur family transcriptional regulator: protein MKSPLEQFREFAACEGLRLTRSREDVVRAAFALDDHFNTDDLLRVLRRRRLHASRVTVYRTLPLLIRAGLIRKALPCAQNEQQLYEHVWGLPHHDHLVCEVCGRIVEFADQRIERAQRRVAEEYGFALNRHTLELRGVCGDCSANPEVEQ, encoded by the coding sequence ATGAAGTCGCCGCTGGAACAGTTCAGAGAGTTCGCCGCTTGCGAAGGCCTGCGCCTGACCCGCTCGCGCGAGGACGTTGTTCGGGCGGCCTTCGCGCTGGACGACCATTTCAACACCGATGATTTATTGCGTGTGCTGCGTCGACGGCGCTTGCACGCCTCGCGGGTTACGGTCTACCGCACGCTGCCGCTGCTAATCCGCGCCGGGCTGATCCGCAAGGCCCTGCCCTGCGCGCAGAACGAGCAGCAGCTCTACGAACACGTTTGGGGCTTGCCGCACCACGATCACCTGGTGTGCGAGGTCTGCGGCCGGATCGTCGAGTTCGCGGACCAGCGCATCGAGCGCGCCCAGCGCCGGGTCGCCGAGGAATACGGCTTTGCACTGAATCGCCACACCCTGGAGCTGCGCGGCGTATGCGGCGATTGCAGCGCCAATCCCGAGGTAGAGCAATAG
- a CDS encoding transcriptional repressor has product MYSIDDATNAFKSYLAGTGKPFGLDREAVLLAALDTHEHFTHGRLVDRLREANPEIMPDLVQMALGEMVRAGLIRKVFFGEGPVYYEHVYGHLHHDHLVCVRCGELIEFRSDVIEAEQRRIAEQHGFRILRHSLQIMGVCERCSAEPLSQLPEFAIEEQPDPDRVLPLSLVRDGLRAQVVQIEGGSNLKQRLTSLGLTPGDEIEVCHNTFAGPFVIKVKGSRIALGRGMVDRIQVRRILEPAEDDA; this is encoded by the coding sequence ATGTACAGCATCGACGACGCAACCAACGCTTTCAAATCGTACCTGGCCGGCACGGGCAAGCCCTTCGGCCTTGACCGCGAGGCGGTGCTGCTGGCGGCCCTGGACACCCACGAGCACTTTACCCACGGCCGGCTTGTGGACCGACTGCGCGAGGCCAACCCCGAGATCATGCCCGATCTGGTGCAGATGGCTCTGGGCGAGATGGTGCGCGCGGGCTTAATTCGCAAGGTGTTTTTCGGCGAGGGACCTGTCTACTACGAACACGTCTACGGCCATTTGCACCACGACCACTTGGTCTGCGTGCGCTGCGGAGAGCTGATCGAGTTCCGCTCTGACGTGATCGAGGCTGAGCAGCGCCGGATCGCCGAACAGCATGGGTTCAGGATTTTGCGTCACAGCCTGCAGATCATGGGCGTCTGCGAACGATGCAGCGCCGAGCCGCTGTCCCAGCTGCCGGAATTCGCAATCGAGGAGCAGCCGGACCCGGACCGCGTGCTGCCCTTGAGCCTGGTGCGCGACGGCCTACGCGCCCAGGTGGTGCAGATCGAGGGCGGCAGCAACCTCAAGCAGCGACTGACCTCCCTGGGTTTGACCCCCGGCGACGAGATCGAGGTCTGCCACAACACCTTTGCCGGACCGTTCGTGATCAAGGTCAAGGGCTCGCGCATCGCCCTGGGTCGCGGGATGGTCGATCGAATCCAGGTACGGCGCATCCTCGAACCTGCAGAGGACGACGCATGA
- a CDS encoding FeoA family protein, with protein sequence MSPGHRHGHGHDHGPTLRDCREGDVATVLRVHGSGAFRRRLIEMGFTPGSVVRVEKYAPLKDPVEFVLKGYHVSLRREEADLVQVEKPTED encoded by the coding sequence ATGAGTCCCGGGCATCGCCACGGACACGGTCACGACCACGGGCCGACGCTGCGCGACTGTCGCGAGGGCGACGTGGCGACCGTGCTTCGCGTGCACGGCTCCGGCGCGTTCCGCCGGCGGCTGATCGAGATGGGCTTTACACCCGGCAGCGTGGTGCGCGTGGAGAAGTACGCCCCGCTCAAGGACCCGGTGGAGTTCGTGCTCAAGGGCTACCACGTCAGCCTGCGCCGCGAGGAGGCCGACCTAGTCCAGGTCGAGAAGCCAACCGAAGATTGA
- a CDS encoding metal ABC transporter permease gives MDWFYELVAGWAREGWLPSTFEHAFMVRGMLAALLIGPLLGGMGTMVVTKKLSFFTQTVGNAALSGVALGLLIGESVDGTYFGLYGFCLAVALLMNYVRNRTRIAVDTVIGVVLAQVLGLGVVLLVLVTKQFNIHQIEAILFGSLITLRDIDLLLLLIVGVLASGLGLLLFNRTMLVSFNPVLAKARGHNPLLIDYLFITALTAVVVASLKLIGALLVLVLIVVPAAGAQNVARNLRSFFWLSVALSTVSTVAGLLISSAWPVPTGAAIVLVASLLFYMALILRPLFGRSGIGQGQA, from the coding sequence ATGGACTGGTTCTACGAGTTGGTCGCCGGCTGGGCTAGGGAGGGATGGCTGCCCTCGACGTTCGAACACGCTTTCATGGTGCGCGGAATGCTCGCGGCACTGCTGATCGGCCCGCTGCTCGGCGGCATGGGCACGATGGTGGTAACCAAAAAACTCTCGTTCTTCACCCAGACCGTGGGCAACGCCGCTCTGAGCGGGGTCGCCCTGGGTCTGCTGATCGGCGAATCTGTGGACGGCACCTACTTCGGCCTCTACGGTTTTTGCCTGGCCGTGGCGCTGCTGATGAATTATGTGCGCAACCGCACGCGCATCGCCGTGGACACCGTGATCGGCGTGGTGCTGGCCCAGGTGTTGGGCCTGGGTGTGGTCCTGCTGGTGCTGGTGACCAAACAGTTTAACATCCACCAAATCGAGGCAATCCTCTTTGGCAGCCTTATAACCCTACGCGACATCGACCTGTTACTGCTGCTGATCGTCGGTGTGCTGGCAAGCGGCCTGGGGCTGCTGCTGTTCAACCGCACGATGCTGGTCAGCTTCAACCCGGTGCTGGCCAAGGCGCGCGGCCACAACCCGCTGCTGATCGATTACCTGTTCATCACCGCGCTCACCGCCGTGGTGGTCGCCAGCCTCAAATTGATCGGCGCACTGCTGGTGCTGGTGCTGATCGTTGTCCCGGCGGCCGGCGCGCAGAACGTGGCGCGCAACCTGCGCTCGTTCTTTTGGCTCAGCGTGGCGCTCTCCACGGTGAGCACCGTGGCCGGGCTGCTGATCTCCAGCGCCTGGCCGGTTCCCACAGGCGCGGCGATCGTGCTGGTGGCCTCGCTGTTGTTCTACATGGCGTTGATCCTCAGGCCGCTGTTCGGGCGCTCGGGCATCGGGCAGGGACAGGCCTGA
- the ispH gene encoding 4-hydroxy-3-methylbut-2-enyl diphosphate reductase, which produces MEIILARTAGFCMGVRRAVDMVLEAVRPGAGQMATVGPLVHNPQVVELLELRNVLCAADAAQIQGGTAVIRSHGIGPRQEQELRERGLRILDATCPKVKAVHKVIAKQAAEGKHVIILGDRDHPEVRALLGYAGGRGLVIGGPQELPDPLPEPVCLVAQTTQDPELFREVVDRARELATGEPEVRNTICDATRARQKEVRELAAKVDLLLVVGGSNSGNTSRLTQIGRGIVRTVQIEQPQQVDELDLEGVQRLGITAGASTPSWVIEQVVQRLGERAAYAEATGLRRLSLYLFAGLRGLVLAGLSSALAAAALAAFFLLAVDRALYLPALLVPALFVMFIHLLNRLTDFAADRYRDEPQRQRFMRRYRLALWPLCLAAGVGSAFAATALGAVPALIVLVSALLGFVYSVPLLPKVAATRLGAARLKDLAASKNVSVALGWTIITAGPIAWYARPAAAPCLAATLALLAATWLRSLLFDLADFASDRLAGRESVPTIFGIDASVRAARLAALGLGLWLICCALLGWLPWAAGLIGALVGIEALLMRLPRKVNGIWTQALIEAHFLLAVLLMAIVQ; this is translated from the coding sequence ATGGAGATTATCCTCGCCCGGACCGCGGGCTTCTGCATGGGAGTGCGCCGCGCCGTGGACATGGTGCTCGAGGCGGTCCGGCCCGGCGCCGGGCAGATGGCCACTGTCGGTCCGCTGGTGCATAACCCGCAGGTGGTCGAGCTGCTCGAACTGCGCAACGTTTTGTGCGCGGCGGACGCGGCGCAGATCCAGGGTGGCACCGCGGTGATCCGCAGTCACGGCATCGGACCGCGGCAAGAGCAGGAACTGCGAGAGCGCGGGTTGCGGATCCTCGACGCCACCTGTCCCAAGGTCAAGGCAGTGCACAAGGTGATCGCCAAGCAGGCGGCCGAGGGAAAGCACGTGATCATCCTCGGGGACCGCGACCACCCTGAGGTGCGGGCGCTGCTGGGCTATGCCGGCGGGCGCGGCCTGGTGATCGGCGGGCCGCAGGAGCTGCCCGACCCGCTGCCCGAGCCGGTCTGCCTGGTGGCTCAGACTACCCAGGACCCCGAGTTGTTCCGCGAGGTGGTGGATCGCGCCCGCGAGCTGGCAACCGGCGAGCCCGAGGTGCGCAACACGATCTGCGACGCCACGCGCGCGCGGCAGAAGGAAGTACGCGAGTTGGCCGCCAAGGTCGACCTGCTGTTGGTGGTCGGCGGCAGCAACAGCGGCAACACCTCGCGGCTGACGCAGATCGGCCGGGGGATCGTGCGCACCGTGCAAATCGAACAGCCGCAGCAGGTCGACGAGCTGGACCTGGAGGGCGTGCAACGGCTGGGAATTACCGCGGGCGCAAGCACGCCCTCGTGGGTTATCGAACAGGTGGTCCAGCGCCTGGGCGAACGCGCGGCCTACGCCGAGGCCACGGGCCTGCGGCGGCTGAGCCTGTATCTTTTCGCCGGGCTGCGCGGCCTGGTGCTCGCCGGATTATCATCCGCCCTGGCCGCGGCCGCGCTGGCCGCGTTCTTCCTGCTCGCCGTCGACCGTGCGCTGTATCTGCCGGCGTTGTTGGTCCCGGCGCTGTTCGTGATGTTCATCCATCTGCTCAACCGCCTGACCGACTTTGCCGCGGACCGCTACCGCGACGAGCCCCAACGCCAACGCTTCATGAGGCGCTACCGGCTGGCGTTGTGGCCGCTGTGTCTGGCCGCGGGAGTCGGCTCGGCATTTGCGGCAACGGCGCTGGGCGCGGTCCCGGCGCTGATCGTGCTCGTCTCGGCGTTGCTCGGGTTCGTCTACTCGGTGCCGCTGCTTCCAAAAGTGGCGGCAACGCGACTGGGCGCCGCGCGGCTCAAGGACCTGGCCGCGAGCAAGAACGTCTCGGTCGCTTTGGGCTGGACGATCATCACCGCCGGGCCCATTGCCTGGTACGCGCGCCCCGCGGCCGCACCCTGCCTGGCCGCGACTCTGGCGCTGCTTGCCGCGACCTGGCTGCGCTCGCTGCTGTTCGATTTGGCCGACTTCGCCTCGGATCGGCTCGCAGGCCGCGAGAGCGTGCCGACGATCTTCGGCATCGACGCCAGCGTGCGCGCCGCGCGACTGGCCGCCCTGGGCCTGGGCCTGTGGCTGATCTGTTGCGCGCTGCTGGGTTGGCTGCCCTGGGCCGCGGGGCTGATCGGCGCGTTGGTCGGAATCGAGGCGCTGCTGATGCGCTTACCGCGCAAGGTCAACGGAATCTGGACCCAGGCGTTGATTGAGGCCCACTTCCTCCTGGCCGTGTTGCTGATGGCGATCGTCCAATGA